A window of Lujinxingia sediminis contains these coding sequences:
- a CDS encoding response regulator, whose amino-acid sequence MSRPLNLLVYGPCPELDGQRLSVELMRADHADTRSSLELNLKQQRVALVDGSLPDALDHIKLLRTLAPGCTTVLLANAGAHHLVLEALQLGLSDYLVRSGNAETDRVLLEHLLKRTFNTCHIRRRLHDGERRFWTLFDSAPIGMQILGLQGQCEHANTALQELLGYSLDELRRMPLAELMTDDEADLWGALLEELRQSPRDLYTIELRLKHRDDEPRYTRFTLALMREESGEPAHILAMIADLTDKKRIQQNLQHADKMQAMGRLAGGVAHDFNNLLTIIGSHCYIMRDALSDTARVESSIEAILSASERGGALTRQLLTFGRRHVRESSVLDLNELLDEMRMVLESLFGSSIRLTQELSTDLHDIVADRSQIEQVIMNLAINARDAMPRGGRFSMRTANLEISKDGRDSSIPRELRPGHYATITIRDSGQGMPPEIKHQIFEPFFTTKALGQGTGLGLSTVYGVITQDGGHISVESAPDQGTTFTLYLPAARQESTTPARLRRARRATPIPGDETILLVEDDDALRQPIRMLLERKGYHVLEAANAEEALELSRTYDGPVDLLLSDVIMPGLDGLALSKRITSTRPETAVLLMSGYTADALLAAETGELPRLLQKPFGMDTLTHAIRALLNAP is encoded by the coding sequence ATGAGCCGTCCTCTTAACTTGCTGGTCTACGGTCCCTGCCCCGAGCTCGATGGTCAACGCCTGAGCGTTGAGTTGATGCGTGCCGACCACGCAGACACGCGCAGTTCTCTGGAACTCAACCTCAAGCAGCAGCGCGTCGCATTGGTTGACGGCAGCCTCCCCGATGCGCTGGACCATATCAAGCTCCTTCGCACCCTTGCCCCGGGCTGCACGACGGTCTTGCTGGCCAATGCCGGCGCTCACCACCTGGTGCTCGAAGCGCTTCAGCTGGGACTGAGTGACTACCTGGTGCGCAGCGGCAACGCCGAGACAGACCGCGTCCTGCTAGAACATCTGCTCAAACGCACGTTTAACACCTGCCACATTCGCCGCCGTCTTCACGATGGCGAACGACGCTTCTGGACCCTCTTTGACTCCGCCCCGATCGGTATGCAGATCCTCGGGCTTCAGGGCCAATGCGAACACGCCAACACCGCACTTCAAGAGCTTCTGGGCTATAGCCTCGATGAACTTCGACGCATGCCTCTGGCCGAGCTCATGACCGACGATGAGGCCGACCTCTGGGGGGCACTGCTGGAGGAGCTTCGTCAGAGCCCCCGTGACCTCTACACCATCGAGCTCCGCCTGAAACACCGCGATGACGAGCCGCGCTACACCCGATTTACCCTGGCTCTGATGCGCGAGGAGAGCGGCGAACCCGCGCATATTCTGGCGATGATTGCCGACCTCACCGACAAAAAACGCATCCAGCAAAACCTCCAACACGCCGACAAGATGCAGGCCATGGGTCGACTCGCCGGCGGAGTAGCCCACGACTTCAACAACCTGCTCACCATCATCGGCAGCCACTGCTACATCATGCGTGACGCCCTGAGTGATACTGCGCGCGTTGAGTCAAGCATCGAAGCCATCCTGAGCGCCAGCGAGCGCGGCGGCGCACTCACCCGCCAGCTCCTGACCTTCGGTCGGCGCCATGTGCGCGAATCGAGCGTGCTTGACCTCAATGAGCTCCTTGATGAGATGCGCATGGTCCTGGAGAGCCTCTTCGGCTCCAGCATTCGCCTGACTCAGGAACTCTCCACCGATCTTCATGACATCGTGGCCGATCGCAGCCAGATCGAGCAGGTCATTATGAACCTGGCCATCAACGCTCGCGATGCCATGCCCCGCGGAGGCCGTTTCAGCATGCGAACGGCCAACCTGGAGATCTCCAAAGACGGCCGGGACAGCAGCATTCCTCGCGAACTTCGCCCCGGTCATTACGCTACTATTACCATCCGTGACTCCGGCCAGGGGATGCCGCCCGAGATCAAACATCAGATCTTTGAGCCTTTCTTTACCACCAAAGCGCTCGGACAGGGCACCGGCCTGGGACTCTCCACCGTCTACGGCGTGATCACCCAGGATGGTGGTCACATCAGCGTGGAGAGCGCTCCCGACCAGGGCACCACCTTCACCCTCTACCTGCCCGCCGCGCGTCAGGAGTCCACCACCCCGGCCCGCCTGCGACGCGCACGCCGCGCCACCCCCATCCCCGGCGATGAGACGATCCTTCTGGTCGAGGACGACGACGCGCTTCGCCAGCCCATCCGCATGTTGCTTGAGCGCAAGGGCTACCATGTGCTTGAAGCGGCCAACGCCGAAGAAGCTCTGGAGCTTAGCCGCACCTACGACGGCCCCGTCGATCTTCTCTTAAGCGACGTGATCATGCCCGGCCTCGACGGACTGGCCCTCTCCAAACGCATCACCTCCACCCGACCCGAGACCGCTGTCCTCCTCATGAGCGGATACACCGCCGACGCCCTGCTCGCCGCTGAGACCGGCGAGCTCCCGCGCCTGCTCCAGAAACCCTTCGGCATGGACACCCTCACCCACGCCATTCGCGCGCTCTTAAATGCCCCCTGA
- a CDS encoding helix-turn-helix domain-containing protein → MRAHLSDQQWRRVAELWREIHALSSVSLERAWEHVNMRLVELVDGVSMAGYAQRRSADGEAVEPVFFSSAGYDMERRLQILRAWQEAEPDVEGCPVNRQMVPAGSRCLAVPHSACVTPQQWEHSASKRLADALGIADAITVIMPAYQSAELFLCIDRKRGGRPFDYGDAALLVAAVEGVRPLMMRYLRSLGMLPGQQALTREERQLVRLLAGERDEGAIAQELGASLETLAAQSAQVYRKLAVANRYALIRLWFGVGESLISMDLAALGAQEPAAVGLEREAYVAARVRRMLREAPGAPQLQLEEVARRLSMSARNLQRHLRQANTSFRALVDEVRQVRAHQMLASPQLEFTDIALRLGYEQVSSFNRAIKRWTGKTPGGVRSELLSAERPQDDAGGVAADSQ, encoded by the coding sequence GTGAGAGCACACTTAAGTGATCAGCAGTGGCGGCGAGTGGCGGAGCTCTGGCGAGAGATTCACGCGCTGAGCAGCGTGAGCCTGGAGCGGGCCTGGGAGCACGTGAACATGCGCCTGGTGGAGCTGGTCGACGGCGTGAGCATGGCGGGTTATGCGCAGCGTCGGTCGGCGGATGGCGAGGCGGTCGAGCCGGTGTTTTTTAGCTCGGCGGGCTACGATATGGAGCGGCGCTTGCAGATCCTCCGCGCCTGGCAGGAGGCGGAGCCCGATGTGGAGGGCTGCCCGGTGAATCGGCAGATGGTCCCGGCCGGGTCGCGCTGTCTGGCTGTGCCGCATTCGGCCTGCGTGACCCCGCAGCAGTGGGAGCACTCGGCGTCGAAGCGTCTGGCCGACGCGCTGGGCATCGCCGATGCGATCACCGTGATCATGCCGGCCTACCAGAGCGCGGAGCTCTTTTTGTGCATCGATCGCAAGCGGGGAGGGCGCCCCTTTGATTATGGCGATGCGGCGTTGTTGGTGGCCGCGGTCGAGGGTGTGCGCCCCTTGATGATGCGTTACCTGCGCTCGCTGGGGATGCTGCCCGGCCAGCAGGCGTTGACTCGGGAGGAGCGCCAGTTGGTACGCCTGCTGGCCGGGGAGCGCGACGAGGGCGCGATCGCCCAGGAGCTCGGGGCCAGCCTGGAGACGCTGGCGGCCCAGAGCGCGCAGGTCTACCGCAAGCTGGCTGTGGCCAACCGCTACGCGCTGATTCGGCTGTGGTTCGGAGTGGGGGAGTCGCTGATTTCGATGGATCTGGCAGCGCTCGGGGCGCAGGAGCCGGCGGCGGTGGGGCTGGAGCGCGAGGCCTATGTGGCCGCCCGCGTGCGTCGGATGCTCCGGGAGGCCCCGGGAGCTCCGCAGCTGCAGCTCGAGGAGGTGGCGCGTCGCCTGAGCATGAGCGCGCGCAACCTGCAGCGTCACCTGCGTCAGGCCAACACCTCCTTTCGTGCGTTGGTCGATGAGGTCCGGCAGGTTCGCGCCCACCAGATGCTCGCCAGCCCGCAGCTGGAGTTTACCGACATCGCGCTGCGCCTGGGCTACGAGCAGGTCTCCAGCTTTAATCGCGCCATCAAACGCTGGACCGGCAAGACTCCGGGGGGAGTTCGTTCAGAACTCCTGAGTGCCGAGCGCCCCCAGGACGACGCTGGCGGCGTCGCTGCGGATTCGCAGTAG
- the pepF gene encoding oligoendopeptidase F: MSELKIPTFFDDDIEGSRPKTRDREQIDARFKWNLNDIYAGWQAWEADMKEIRTHMDRFVELRGKLAQGAEHVLEAYRLQDTIGMMSYRLYRYPQLSFDLDQRDNDVQARLQQVQQLFAEYGSRSAWFTPELLTIEQSTMETWLDDEEALTPYRFPIMELYRAQEHVLDEGGERILALGSRFRSAPAEVYRALTTADVVFNTITLSDGSDVKVSYGEYSNLLHTRRDQDDRRKAFEAMYGIFEAKRNTFASLYNSLCQRDWAQAQSRNYSSTAEGALDDDNVPVSVLETLIETAREGSEPLRRYHRLRKEVLGLKEYHLYDGSIPLLENDEVYTYEGARSTLIESVAPLGERYQTLLGEALGGGWIDVYETEGKRSGAYSAGVYGVHPYMLLNYTDTLDDVFTLTHELGHTLHTVLSCEAQPFATSSYTIFVAEVASTTNEALLLDYLLKQTDDPEKRAFLLQQAINGIAGTFYSQALFADYELEAHRMVERGEPMTAERLDALYMEKMKAFYGDALTIDELYRVTWARIPHFFNSPYYVYQYATCYASSAKIVAGLLSEDEAERQATQARYLELLSSGGNDHPMNQLQKAGVDLSQADTVRAVTQRMDELVGMLEEELKRLS; encoded by the coding sequence ATGAGCGAGCTGAAGATCCCGACCTTTTTCGACGATGACATTGAGGGCTCTCGCCCCAAGACCCGCGATCGTGAGCAGATCGACGCGCGCTTTAAGTGGAATCTCAACGACATCTACGCCGGCTGGCAGGCCTGGGAGGCGGATATGAAGGAGATCCGCACCCATATGGATCGCTTCGTCGAGCTGCGTGGCAAACTTGCGCAGGGCGCCGAGCACGTTCTGGAGGCCTACCGCCTCCAGGACACGATCGGGATGATGTCCTACAGGCTCTACCGCTACCCTCAGCTGAGCTTTGACCTGGACCAGCGCGATAATGATGTGCAGGCACGCTTGCAGCAGGTGCAGCAGCTCTTCGCGGAGTATGGTTCGCGCTCGGCCTGGTTTACCCCGGAGCTGCTCACGATCGAGCAGAGCACGATGGAGACGTGGCTGGACGATGAGGAGGCGCTTACGCCCTATCGCTTCCCGATTATGGAGCTCTACCGCGCCCAGGAGCATGTGCTCGATGAGGGTGGCGAGCGCATTCTCGCGTTGGGGAGTCGTTTTCGTTCGGCGCCGGCCGAGGTTTACCGCGCGCTGACGACGGCCGATGTGGTGTTTAACACCATCACGCTCTCCGATGGGAGCGACGTCAAGGTGAGCTACGGGGAGTACTCCAACCTCCTGCATACGCGTCGCGATCAGGACGACCGTCGTAAGGCATTTGAGGCGATGTACGGGATCTTTGAGGCAAAACGAAACACCTTTGCCTCGCTCTACAACAGCCTCTGCCAGCGTGACTGGGCCCAGGCCCAGTCACGCAACTACAGCAGCACCGCTGAGGGGGCGCTTGACGATGATAACGTGCCGGTCTCGGTGCTGGAGACGTTGATTGAGACGGCGCGCGAGGGCTCCGAGCCGCTGCGCCGCTACCATCGCCTGCGCAAAGAGGTGCTGGGGCTCAAAGAGTACCACCTCTACGATGGCTCGATCCCGCTCCTGGAGAACGACGAGGTCTACACCTACGAGGGCGCGCGCTCCACGTTGATTGAGTCGGTGGCACCTCTGGGCGAACGCTATCAGACCCTGCTTGGCGAGGCGCTCGGTGGGGGGTGGATCGATGTGTACGAGACCGAGGGTAAGCGCAGCGGGGCGTATTCGGCGGGGGTGTATGGGGTGCACCCCTACATGCTGCTCAACTACACCGACACGCTCGATGACGTCTTCACGCTGACCCATGAGCTGGGACATACCCTGCACACGGTGCTCTCGTGTGAGGCGCAGCCCTTTGCAACATCGAGCTACACGATCTTTGTGGCGGAGGTCGCCTCAACGACCAATGAAGCGCTGCTGCTCGACTACCTGCTCAAGCAGACCGACGACCCCGAAAAGCGGGCGTTCTTGCTGCAGCAGGCCATCAACGGCATCGCCGGAACCTTCTATTCTCAGGCGCTTTTTGCCGACTACGAGCTTGAAGCCCATCGCATGGTGGAGCGCGGAGAGCCGATGACCGCTGAGCGCCTCGACGCGCTCTATATGGAGAAGATGAAGGCGTTTTACGGCGACGCGCTCACCATCGACGAGCTCTACCGGGTGACCTGGGCGCGCATTCCACATTTCTTTAACTCTCCGTACTACGTCTATCAGTACGCCACCTGTTACGCTTCGTCAGCGAAGATCGTGGCCGGGCTGCTCAGCGAAGATGAAGCCGAGCGTCAGGCCACGCAGGCTCGTTATCTGGAGCTTTTGTCGAGTGGTGGAAATGACCACCCGATGAATCAACTGCAGAAGGCCGGTGTCGACTTGAGCCAGGCCGATACGGTGCGTGCGGTCACGCAGCGGATGGACGAGCTTGTAGGCATGTTGGAAGAGGAGCTTAAGCGTCTGAGCTGA
- the dusB gene encoding tRNA dihydrouridine synthase DusB codes for MGIPFEKLTPKRWGGEVPGPVERPPLDLGHGVVLDPPVVLSPMAAVTSSPFRRVCRDMGAGMVATEMVSAVGLIHRAPMAVSMVDLVEGESPVCVQIYGKRPEELARAAQIAVELGADVVDLNMGCPMKKVVSSGHGAALLRDVGRVQEIFSAMSEAVDVPVTGKMRAGWEDTSAVEVARAMEAGGAAALTIHGRTRSAMYDGHADLSVIAAVKEAVGIPVIGNGDVCDWVSARRMFSATGCDAVMVARGALGNPWVFREIAADLRGEPIPEPPSPELKRATLLRHVDLYLERFGEGRTCKEIRKHLLWYYRGTPGELVLRKRLSDLTSAEDIRQAIDAALAANVGQTELGAKSHPRASRPPQTKASGVVRDSR; via the coding sequence ATGGGAATTCCCTTTGAAAAACTGACGCCGAAGCGGTGGGGCGGTGAGGTGCCGGGGCCGGTGGAGCGCCCTCCGCTGGATCTGGGGCATGGGGTGGTGCTCGATCCGCCGGTGGTGCTCTCGCCGATGGCGGCGGTGACCAGCTCGCCATTTCGCCGGGTGTGTCGGGATATGGGGGCGGGGATGGTGGCCACCGAGATGGTGAGCGCGGTGGGGTTGATTCACCGGGCGCCGATGGCGGTGTCGATGGTGGATCTGGTGGAGGGGGAGTCGCCGGTGTGTGTGCAGATCTACGGGAAACGTCCCGAGGAGCTGGCGCGGGCGGCGCAGATCGCGGTGGAGCTGGGGGCGGACGTGGTCGATCTGAACATGGGCTGCCCGATGAAGAAGGTGGTCTCCAGCGGGCACGGGGCGGCGCTCTTGCGGGATGTGGGGCGAGTGCAGGAGATCTTTAGCGCGATGAGCGAAGCGGTGGATGTGCCGGTGACCGGTAAGATGCGCGCCGGCTGGGAGGACACCAGCGCAGTGGAGGTGGCCCGGGCGATGGAGGCCGGTGGGGCGGCGGCTCTGACGATTCACGGGCGTACCCGCAGCGCGATGTACGACGGGCATGCCGACTTAAGTGTGATCGCCGCGGTGAAAGAGGCGGTGGGGATTCCGGTGATCGGCAATGGCGATGTCTGCGACTGGGTGAGCGCGCGGCGCATGTTTTCGGCCACCGGCTGTGATGCGGTGATGGTGGCCCGCGGGGCGTTGGGCAACCCCTGGGTCTTTCGGGAGATCGCCGCCGATTTGCGCGGGGAGCCCATTCCCGAGCCCCCCTCACCCGAGCTCAAGCGCGCGACGCTTTTGCGTCACGTGGATCTTTATCTGGAGCGCTTCGGCGAGGGACGCACCTGCAAAGAAATCCGCAAGCACCTGCTCTGGTACTACCGCGGCACGCCCGGAGAGCTGGTGTTGCGTAAGCGACTCAGTGACCTCACGAGCGCCGAGGATATTCGCCAGGCGATTGATGCGGCGTTGGCTGCCAACGTCGGGCAGACGGAACTGGGCGCTAAGAGTCACCCGCGCGCGAGCCGACCGCCCCAGACCAAAGCCAGCGGCGTCGTCAGGGATTCGCGGTAG
- a CDS encoding DUF2914 domain-containing protein, with protein sequence MNEGEGNPQGPVGASAPAGPLGVVRQALQSDAVQRWAPMSLFVGGFGIDAWTLGREVDLRALALVCVYVLLIPVCFAVLGRATHDKVLKGASLALHFALGALFSALVVLYFRSAGQLITMLIVMVLFGFMVWNEFSSRARQQFELLWGIYGVSAVMLLNFLLPYALGSVRALWFYLSLVLGMGWVLGARRMLGARGWRTLVPTVSFALVLAVLYPLGLIPPVPLVQEGAVVGLNFEKTRGSYQVLGERPTLLERVGLRERVVSRAEGEPVTVVVAVSAPSRATANLEHRWRRRTEEGWVTTDRIPITIYGGRDEGWRFYSRKKNIPDGLWRVETALKGGAVLGYETFEVRAISEEERAALELLPRAL encoded by the coding sequence GTGAACGAAGGTGAGGGGAACCCGCAGGGGCCAGTCGGCGCGTCAGCGCCGGCTGGCCCCCTGGGAGTTGTGCGCCAGGCCCTGCAAAGCGATGCGGTGCAGCGCTGGGCCCCGATGAGCCTCTTTGTAGGCGGGTTCGGCATCGATGCCTGGACGCTGGGTCGGGAGGTCGATCTTCGCGCGCTGGCGCTGGTCTGCGTCTATGTACTGCTGATACCCGTGTGCTTTGCGGTGCTGGGTCGCGCGACCCACGACAAGGTGCTCAAAGGGGCGAGCCTCGCGCTGCACTTCGCGCTCGGTGCCCTCTTCAGCGCGCTGGTCGTTCTTTACTTCCGTAGCGCCGGCCAGTTGATCACGATGCTCATCGTGATGGTGCTCTTTGGCTTCATGGTCTGGAACGAGTTCTCCAGCCGCGCGCGTCAGCAGTTCGAGTTGTTGTGGGGGATTTACGGGGTGAGCGCGGTGATGCTGCTCAACTTTCTCCTGCCTTACGCCCTGGGGAGCGTGCGCGCGTTGTGGTTTTACCTGAGCCTGGTGCTGGGGATGGGGTGGGTGCTGGGAGCGCGCCGGATGCTGGGGGCGCGGGGCTGGCGCACCCTGGTGCCTACAGTGAGTTTTGCGCTGGTGCTGGCCGTACTTTACCCGCTGGGGCTGATTCCGCCGGTGCCCCTGGTGCAGGAAGGCGCGGTGGTGGGGCTGAACTTCGAGAAGACCCGGGGGAGCTACCAGGTGCTTGGCGAGCGCCCCACCTTGCTGGAGCGTGTGGGGCTACGCGAGCGGGTGGTTTCCCGGGCTGAGGGCGAGCCGGTGACGGTGGTGGTGGCGGTATCAGCACCTTCGCGGGCCACCGCAAACCTGGAGCATCGCTGGCGACGTCGCACCGAAGAGGGCTGGGTGACCACAGATCGCATTCCCATCACCATCTACGGTGGACGCGACGAGGGATGGCGCTTTTATTCGCGCAAAAAGAACATTCCCGATGGCCTCTGGCGGGTGGAGACGGCGCTTAAGGGGGGGGCGGTGCTGGGCTATGAGACCTTTGAGGTGCGCGCGATCTCTGAGGAGGAGCGCGCTGCACTTGAACTTCTGCCGCGCGCGCTCTGA